The nucleotide window gtagtagtagtagtagtagtagttgtataactagccttatgaaccgattttgcatgtacaaccagccttaaagtttgtagtctatgattgttcattattttagtatgtgggtatttttgcactttgtaatttttttctcagtcacccgttgaccacgaacgctgtaaagagttcgaaacgtcgggatgtattataaattcaatatacgcgatataatccgttttcatagttttatttcattgtataTGGTTTGttaaccccaaaataatattcgATCAATTAGTATAAGGAAAAGTACctaacgaaaatttaattcatCGATATAGGAACTCCCTGCCTGTCGTTAAATTGAGCACCCTGGAatcatatcttcttcttcttcctccttcCCTTAGTCCCAATTgtatctggggtcgggcctccttgtaCGGCTGGACGCTCTATCCTGGGTTGTCATAGGGGTTAGGTTTTGGGCTTTTCATCTCCCGCTTGATATCGGACCACCATGTGTCTGTAACATTATAGTGTATCTATGAATGAATTCCGCGTCATCAGACTTAACTAAACTTATCACATTTTACTTCAATACTTTATTCCCATCTTAGCATAAGTCTGAGGCACACAAAAACAAGGAACTCGTGTTTCTCCATTTTTTATTCATGAAACCTTTAAAAATGCATCTGTCACCGCCCAAGAAAAAGGTTCCGTGGCGTAGAATCAATGAGGCGTCTTGGCCAGGGGAAAAAAGTGGAATACTGAAAATAAAACAGGGTTCCTATTCCGTACTTTCGGAGCGCTCGAAATTGTAGGCGAGCGGTCGAAAgtaatataggtaagtatattttttaaggttccgtccgtagccaaatggcaaaaaacggaacccttatggattcgtcatgtctgtctgtctgtctgtccgtccgtatgtcacagccacttttttccgaaactataggaactatactatactataagaacttggtaagtagatgtattctgtaaaccgcattaagattttcactcaaaaatagaaaaaaaaactataaattttgaggattccccatacttagaactgaaactcaaaaaatttttttcatcaaacccatacgtgtatATTGGATAGGTCTACAAAAATGCTATTGAGGTTTTTAATATcacttttttctaaactgaatagtttgcgcgggAGACACTTCTAAAGTGCtgaaatgtgtgtccccccccacCCCTCTagcttctaaaataagagaatgataaaactaaacaaaatataGGATGTacttaccatgcaaacttccaccaaaaattggtttgaacgagatctagtaagtagtttttttttttaatacgtcataaattgtacaccgcaatttacctttcactcacgtttcacataaaaatacattgtttaaattgtgtaatgtacggaaccctcggtgcccgagtccgactcgcacttggccggtttttttaaagctaGTAATTGATAACTaagcgttttaaaaaaaaaatacatttcattcATGTTTTCGAAGTATTAACTTCTTGGGCTCATTTTACTCAGAATCATTTGTAAATTCACGCCTCATACATGAAAAAATTTGtcctaaaattttgtatgaaaaaatatttttcacatacAAAAATGTGACGATCTGGAAAGGAAATcttgggacacattttttcatatatgaggagttaccatggttaccagtagaatttgacactgggttaacggtttaaccggttaaccccgtgtTATGGGAAAGTGCAAAATGCAACTGGGCctaaggtgcattgggataacttcgaaaatgagataattttgaaaatggcaaatgaaAACAATAAGTAAGATGCCATAATGGTAAGCGCAGATATATTATATTGCTAAagtatgaagtttttttttatatttatttcgagTCGAGCGCTGGAAAATCAAAACTCTCTCCTTTCCTTTGAAACCAGAGCTAACCAGTGGTGACCTCGACGTCCGTATCAACTATACGAAAAAGGAGACTGATTACtttgtttgaaattttcaaCCGTCTGAAATAACAAAAGGAAGATTGGAGCCGGTTGATTGACCTATTATTTTCTAGTCAATTTTATGCTTGAAGAATTTTCGGAGGCTTTTATTATATCAAACGCTTCAAGTTAGCGTTGCAGTACACCTGGCACAGGAGTGGCGTGACAGTATCTCGATCGCGAGATAGACTAgctagaccgcgagccaggcgcaaatttcgtcagtcatcgcctcccgggcgaaaactcgtatagcggttaacggctatgtatgatgaaccctcgtgaacgtcagctgccgttccgttggtgggttgaggaatggcagccaccgaatcgcgtaacacggtctttccactgGGGTACaacaggctgacgatttgttttattaacaatagcatctaaactataatctaacaaagtatcaaacgggaggcgatgacgccgatgactgaaaagatttttttacatgttaatgtgaccagctgacggtctttccacagcgatacaatcggctgacgattttgtttattcacaatagcatctaaactatcatctgacaaagtatcaagcgggttggcgatgactaaattttttttatagatttttttaacgatgaataggcaggcgtttgaccacgatttATTtcctgccattcctcaacccaccaacggagcggcaactgacgttcacgagggttcatcatacatagccgttaaccactatacgattttcgcccgggaggcgattggtcatggaaatttgttcctggcccgcggtctaaccCGTCTCTCtctataatacctacctacagctATGTCATTTTATAATGACCACCATTCAGACGTACCACACCACAGTGTGTAGTAACCacagttgaaatgaaatgagagcgtaacttccaTTGTATGAAGGCGGCTATATAGGTTCGTGTAACTCTTTAGACGACATTTTCCAAGCTCgaatgtcaccaggctgtccgCTGGCGATTTATACTGTCAAACTAACAGACCGATGACCCCGCGTCCTTGTTTTCTTCCTAACCGATTAAGTTCGCCATGAATGAACCCATTTGGCACGGAAGCACTCATAAATAAACGAATTCTTCTCTTCCGATTCTTGGCAGAGCCTACACACTAGATGGAGCTTTTAACTTTACTTGACATTTAGAGCCACTCCACACCTAGCacggggcggacacgctatacatcaaaaatcactttcgtttctatgtgtgaagttgtgaacggcacgtctgtacacgtggcatgcgtcattgtgtgttagatgcttaaaaacagtactgagcggtcggcaaaaggtcgtcactcgtcaatctggtgtcgcggggcgaggtaattcgaattaGGAATTTACGTATCATGTGGGTAACGATATAAACGCGCGTTGACGGCGCGTTAAATAAAACGCATATGATATGGtatataatatgataattatgccataattataattttgaaggatcttaggtaatataatttatttaatatatttaatataatttacaatactctggatcgtacctggtccaacagatctccatggcaattcaacggggcaacgctgccagtgtcatggggaagtttgggccggctacggatTGACAAAGCcagttgcggattacatcatttgtaagtagatgacgaagcctgttgctgttttgcttttgtgtccacttgacgaagcctgcgttgccgatcacgatctatgcatggattttctatttactattttttttaataatgtaagtttcatttgtaaaattgtaattaagcatttattattcatttacaaTATGAATACCAACAACAGAATATtacagttatttgttttacaagttgttgtttaacccctcgtgctaatattgataaccgAGCAAGCAAAAGATCCCAAAAtcgaaccacgagcgtagcgagtaggTACAAGTTCTTCTCTTGTTCTGTTCTTGTCTTAAGAAGGTAGTCCTTAGCCTTAGGTCGAAAGAAATTATATCAAATGCCTGTTATACCGCATTATACAAATATGTCATTCGTATGTATAGTTGTTTCATAATGAAAAGTCTAAAGAGGGTAGTCAATGCTTCAGAACAATATAAGGCTCGATCGGATGTAAGTGCCTGGAAATGGAATGATCTTTCTGTCGTTCTGATTTTACCCGGAAAAGGttgtttatgattatgacaatCTTGCCCTTGACTCCAGAGTAGGGTGTCCCTtattttccgatttttaaaattaacaacGCATACccgggtcaaaattattttcgttgtcttgtttgggaccactctgtcacgcatgtatttctgtattttatcaaataaattgaaaaaaagacGAGTGCTATTGAATGTAATTTTAGCTGTAGATTACATTTCACATGACAagaataaaaaactaaatatcgtATCATACAAAAAGCTTTACTACATTACACACATCACACATCACATCACTCGCAGTATTATACATACattcatacatataatcacgcctatttcccggaggggtaggcagagaccacggatttccacttgctacgatcctgacatacctctttcgcttccttcattttcataacattcctcatacacgctcgccggtttagggtgctcttgacctggcctttcttcaggatttccccgatctgatcagagaaagtccgccgaggtctgccccttccaactcccgtttctacctctcccttatacactctctttgttagccttctttcactcattctttccacgtgtccaaaccatctcaacatacaaGTATTATACAAGAtggataaaacaataaaaatttaaaaaatacattgtatgGGAGAAGCGCATGAAAGTCGGCACGGGTTACAGTTACAAGAATGACctgaaatttattttcagtgttttGGGATAAAAGAAACCGATTTAGGGGGTATACGTTATTAATTTCTGAAAATCGTATAATAAGGGACACCCTACTCCAGAGTAAATCTCCAGGGTTGAAATAGAGACATGGAGAAAACATGACAATAAATACAATGTTTTATCAAGCAAactgtaacgcagcgtactacgtaggcgaacaacacgcgaccgcgaagcgaagcgatgcggcgcggggtgaatcaatcttttgatacgtatagaagtgtcctacgtgggcttcgcgttcgcgagttgttcgcttacataAAACGCTGTGTCATACTCATAGCGCGTAAGGCACGTCACGTTTTGTACGTATACGTTGCGTCGTATTGTAGTATGGTCGACACTCACCAGgtgtggctcactccgcgatttcgtcgcgtcgctacaagtacacgcggcccacaccaattttggtgtctagccatagtagttgccgcgcaccgctacggaacggacgcctgctcgcgcttgcgccacctagcggtcatatctgtccgaatagacgcgttttgttagagagtgaaccttctgtacagtactattatttattctgtggttctaCGCATAATGCACCCATTTACCACTCTTGGCAGTAAAAACGATTCACTTCACTTACGCTAGTCGCAATCCTTTTAACGTCCGAAGCTTGTTTTTCAGGAGCATTTGTAAATGGAAACAAACATTAGAACAGTTTCATTCCGCGGAAGAGCACGTGTTCTAGGTTTATTGTGATTGTTACTGCATCGCCAGTGTTTTGAACtaatgaaaacgcgttttcactgagGCGATATGGATAACTAGTTTTTTGCCCTACGGCCGGAAAACATCAATTTTCGCCCTCCTGCGCTAAACGAAATTGCCGCTTTCCGGCTCCGTCGAACAGAAAAATAGTATTCACacctcaaataaataaataaaaccggccaagtgcgagtcggactcgcgcaccgagggttccgtactttttagtatttgttgttatagcggctacagaaatacatcatctgtgaaaatttcaactcagACAGTTGATAtctactatcacggttcatgagatacagcctggtgacagacagattgGTGTGGGATTgaaaagttttttaaattaaaagtatctattaaaaaaataagcattTCAATAACGTAATTTATTCGAGTTTAATGTCTCACACTTAATACACTTTCCGTTGTTTTATTCGAATTTGcacagtattttaatttaaaaaaattacatttgttttaagacgaaataGCGGAAAATGGGGAAAAGttgatttttagtatttaatttcgGCTGTTTTTTAGggggtttgcaattattttacaattacccTTGCCCTACTAAGGATTGAACTAGTTACGAGGCAACGTCTATCGCTAAATGTGAATATCTCTAGTAGAAACATTCCATTACACGCTCTGAAACTAAAAGCTTGTCCGACTTCATTGGTACCATCgctcacactgttaactgacggttcgtaaaccttattaacatagacataaggtccaccgatggacagttaaaagagtgttgctgtttgtatcTGGATGCTGCAAGAGCTATCACCGGTGCGGGATTTAAAAGTTTGCAATATTGGAATGCTTCGTAAAATATAAGGTGGAATTTTACAGATgtaatgcataattattttccttcgtattttcacggaaacgtatgaacgtatcttgctatttcagtcagtctcggtacaaaaagtacacatagacatagtatagtagttatagacatgaaaccgagcgaccagcccgcgcagcatggtttcccctatcactaagtccgtcactttcgcactcacatacttgttagaacgtgacaggcatggtgataagcgtaccgtgctacgactcctggggtaagagaaagacatatacgtgtattgacaggttaatgtatggcagcataatcctttttctctttcactcttataaatttcggtatttcgccatcgcctcctctatgctgccataacccgaccatgaaaaaaaccccgtcggtgataaggacaaagcatggcactattttctctttcctcttatagtaatcgcaataagactatctttctctatcaaagagtgtcaggcccttgtataaTACTGATCTatctgtcaaaagtgacatttttgattaaagaaatgtcactttagacactgacagatcagtatcatatcggatacagatcgaataactaaaattcgaatacgCCCGGTGTGTAAATTCAGTTGCGAtatcaaatgtttattatttaggaACAAAAACTGGTccaataaattaattagtatgtaggtaagtacctaccagATATTACTATAATATCTACTTTTACATATCTATAGGCCATCCTGCgcaaattatacatatgtataggcCCTATACTTGCAAAAATCGTTCTGCTTAAATAttcatgtgaaactattatttcaatAAGCATTAAATCATTTTCTTTTCATTCGAATCGAGAACAAAGTGAACTTTCCCTCAACCACCGAGCggtgataaaatatgtatggaCAGGAAAGTTAATAAAAACGAGAGACCACTTCTACGATTTTAtccaataaaatgtaaaaaaaatgtgttctaATAAGGCTTTCCAAGCGGGTCGCAAGTCGCAATCGAACCTAATAGGGCGCGAGGAGAAAATGTGTCAGACGCGACAGTGCTTCGTTGAGACACGACTGAACTGCAAGCCTTATAGTATTTTACTTAATAAGtaactttaatttaaaactttctGAAGGATTTCTTGAAGCCCGCCTTGCCCTTCGTGACCTTCAGCACGTTGAACCTCACAGTTTTGGACAGAGGTCTGCACTCGCCGATCGTGAAGATGTCTCCGAGTTCCACGTCTCTGAAGCACAGTGACAGATGGACTGACATATTCCTATGCCTCTTCTCGAAACGGTTGTACTTGGGAAGGTAATGCAGGTAGTCGCGGCGGATGACAATGTTGCGTATCTTCATCTTCTGGACCACGCCAGTAAGGATACGGCCACGGTGTTTAAAAATACCGGCAACGTCATAATTAAGAGACGGTCTgtgacatattttattaaaaaagcatCATCGTGAATATCGTGATATTGGATGAATGGTATATTGTTCTACATTTTAAAGGCACAGCAAAGCAATAAAGGCACagagtaaatatatttaaaatacagtacatatatttaatatgttcgcTACAGTTGCTATACtcttttaccaaagatagatataactccgtaatagatggacacagtctaaggaaaaaacgtgcctcgaaaatcaagaaaatttgattctcgttcagagggcgctactagttttggcctacagtcgtatagatggcgttgacggtttcgtttgttatttaacaattttaacgcatatcagtgaaagaacatgggtcaatatcataaaaataattaatgcaaataaaaaaaatcatttatctatatttaaatacattctatcgtatttttataaatcttcatttttagttttaaagtttgtcgacagatggcagtgaatttactggggttacaaaatttactatgacagtaccgctctagtataagttactctatgcttttacTTAGCCGATAAGCTCTCTGCGTGTGTTCGAGGATTTATCGAACGTATTACGAACATGCTTCGCTGAAtcctgttttattttattgtacttagAAACCGTTTATAAGTATACTTATATGTACAGTGGTGGCAAGAGAGGTGAATGACAGAGTGAAGAACTACAGGAGAGCCTCTCTAATCCGGACCCTCGCTTAGTCGGTGATTAATTGACAGATAGatattaggtatacatatagaTTTGTCTCTTCTACGAAATACTCTATGGACCGGACATATAATGGACTCTCAGTCAAATTAGGGGGGTTGCCCACCAGCCGGACTCATTCCAAACGCCTACTAAGAATGAGATGCCATGAGTTTAGGTAAACCATTATATATGATCTCCGTGATTTGCTGTATAAAAAAGTTTTCAGGCTCACTGAAAATTCCAGCGACCTTCTACTAAGGAACACAAACACTGAGTAAAGAGGGCGTAAAgtcaggaaattagaaggggaCAAAAGATATGGCGACCCACGCGATACATGCGACAGAAGGTATGGTCATCCCGtaagtttttttaatcaaaattaatctgaaaagataagtaggtacctgcgtaggtgtgggatgctacctgcgtggacacactggcaccgtcccacctccaacggactaatgtaaaagcgggcggagcggtgaaaagcgccgaaattttaaagcgtaataaatataagagcctcggtagagagtaccattttgttgaaagttgaaactaggtccaagggttcccagcgcgcacaatttgtttgcagaaatcgcgaagcgtctggttgacgtgaCTGGTGAGCTGGTGGTTTCCTCGCACAATGTATCatcattgcgatacagcgaggaaatgccgccagcatcatTGGTACAATACCTCAAGgccctattttagatttaagccagttattaatttcgtttagtagtaccactgtccactgtatatatcttgtatgtaaataaatgactttttacaGTAGATAAATTATACTAGAATTATATTGCAATGAGGAGCCCGGATACCCTAGCAGTCCAACAGAAAATGAATTTAAACAACTTTCACCTTTTAAGATTTTAGTTGGAGTCTGTTTCCGTGTGTATTTTCGTGGCATTTGTCCTTGAATCAACtaagtaaaaaattataatttttcaacTAAGAACAACTCACCCGCGTTCGCAGTGAGAATTATCAGCCCGGCAGGACTCTAAATAATCAGTGACCGGCCTCTGAAAACACGCTAACCGAATTACCAACCCTCCCTCAATAACCTTGAGGGTTCAACAACTTTTCGGCAAAATTATCGGTGTGTACGGACGCAAGCCATAAAGTATCTGAAGACCCTAgtggccaagggcctgacactctttggtagagaaagatagtcttattgcgattcctataagaggaaagagaaaatagtgccatgctttgtccttatcaccgaccgggtttttttttcatggtcgggttatggcagcatagggtaggaggcgatggcgaaataccgaaatttataagagtgaaagagaaaaaggattatgctgccatacattaacctgtcaatacatgaatatgtctttctcttacccctggtcgctcggtttcatgtctataactactatactatgtctatgctagtGGCGTAGCTAGGTGTGGGCGAAGTGGACCcccgcccacggcctcgcactttaaataaattaaatttcatttatttaagacCAACTAAGGATCAATCTCGTTAGTGACACGTTTTACTCTTACAACTAATTACTTAATGGGGCCTTAAGCCAACCTTCTATGTTATCTTGGGAATACACATTGAAAGAAAAAGGCGTCGCAGATGCGACTTCGCCCACACTGCACGGTATACCACTACGAAtttgtatgtaagtaagtacagtgaggttcaaaattgtatggagaaattatgaatggaattcattcataatttctccatacaatttcGAACCAGCACCAGCGTTACCGCTGCCGTATTCCGGGCAACATTACTGCaacattgattttgacattggcagcagcaatgcagtcggcagtcaTCTCTCACTGCAATATAATGCATTGCTGCAAGGAACGTCAAAAAAGGTCATGTATGAAATTGTTATTACCGTTGTTTAGGCCTAAGGcttatatcgtcgctatacttactcaacctcatatatatatatacaacaagaatttgatggaaatgtcgcttttctttcattcggcatacgggtgtttttgccatcaaatgagtgttgcagatacgaggttgagtaagtatagcggcgatatgatATACGCTTAGATTTTTTCAAACATAATTTTAACCAACATCCATGTAACGATGTTGTCACGTATGCCTTGCTTATAAAAACTATGCTCAAATTTgcgttattttaatttcaacccTTTTCACTTGAGATAAAGTAGATTTTACAAGCAGTCTCAGATAAGATATTCTGAGTCAGCAAACACAGACTTTTCTTAACCAAAAGCTTTCGGGCGCGGTATTATTTACGGCTTACGGCGCAAACTTGCTGCCACTTTATTTTAGGTTATAACACGTTACTTAGTTTTTCATATagaatgttttattatttttaaaaggctGCGTTCACATTTACCAAAgaagatataataagatagagcggtactgtcattgttgattttgtaaccacagtaaattcactgccatctatcgacacactttaaaactaaaaatgaagatttatacaaatacgataaaatgtatttacttaaatatggataaatgattttttttatttgcattaattatttttatgattttgacccatgttctttcactgatatgcgttaaaattgttaaataacaaacgaaaccgtcaacgccatctatacgacagtaggccaaagctagtagcgccctctgatcgagaatcaaattttcttgattttcgaggcacgttttttccttagactgtatccatctattacggagttatatctatctttgcatttACGTAACGTACTGCCTTCGGTTGCGTTTTTACTAAGTTATAACGACAGATAGTCGTctacctatattttaatggaGGTGTTCACACGACAGATGACACGAACACGATAACGGTAATCGGGTGATTATCGGATGATTAATATACAAGCCACCACGACAGGATTATCGTGGCTTGTATATTTAAATGCAGGTATTCACATATAAGACGGTAAGATtaaaagaagcccctggcgtccatcggctcgttgggtggacgacatccggaagattgcgggtcacttctggatgagattagccccaggaccgggacaagtggcgtactggaagagaggcctatgctcagcagtgggcgataaagggctgatatgatgatgatgaatttacTTACTGTTACGACATAGTAGGAACACGAACTTCGCTGATACAGCCACGCTTTGGTAAATCCGGCAAGTTACTTGGGTAACATATGACTGGTAGGTAACCATCGCTCACACTGTTATgatctgcatcttctcaaatgatttatctgttaaacaaaagccaatgtcacttttatgcgagcggtcggccattgtgtatGAGCGCCGCACAACACGCGCCAACACAAAATGGCACACCAAGGCCGACCGCTCGCTTAAAAGAGACAACGGCTTAtctttaacagattaccgtcttaagcgttagtcatttgagaagatgcagactataactgACAGTTTGTAAGCCTTATTACAAAatgcataaggtccaccgatggacagttaagagtgttgctgtttgtttgtttgtttgctgcTTGGGGGCCTAGTCATGAAACAACGGTTGTTCGTAAACgacaaattaaacttaaatattgtATGTAAAGTATCACGTTACTTTTGTAGCATCTCtgggccgatttttattatgttgtcatttttgcatttttgtcagtatttgattaaaatttggtggatagatatagttccctattctgtacaatataagcgcaaCTTCATCGTATGTCCTACAAAATTTTTCACTGAGTTACGAAATTCCATAAAAGTtatttattccgaccagaaATCTACCaaacaaaaaaagtacaattattaacaAAACTATTAAAAGACCAAATCGGCATCAGAGATAAGTAAGTACACGCAAAAGCATAAAGCGGGTCCCTTTATGTAGAAATTTCCATAGAAACGACCCCTTTTGCATGAcacttatgtaaaaaaaatgcgttCCTTATTGCGCAGTTTTTTCATAGGCATCAAATGCAAGGTCGCACTTTTGCttgtggtaaatatttttattttattttattataaactgataggcgattggccctagtcacacctgatggaaagtgaagacagggcctaagatggagctcaccggttcagtaacagcctattcactcttttaaagagaccgaggtcatattgattagggaatacagatggcgggagcgcaatATACACTATAACAGCGTAAActagcatagcatagcatagctatAGCATTTTAATTCAACACCCCGTGTGCCTATTATCCCATCAAGGATGGAAATTGCAATCGCTCCATCCAGACCGCTTTACACCGTCAAAGGCACTCACAGGAGCTGAAACCACTTTGGCCAGATAAAGCGGCCATTCACGTGCGTTCGGCCGTAATGATCGGTCATTCTGTTGACACTTTGATAGCTTCGATAGTGGTTCAATGCGGGAATAGGCTAGTTTCCTATAGAAAAGTTAAATTGTTTTATCCGCAAAATCTTATATGGAGGAATTCGTCGTGAATTCACAGAGCATGAGGAATTTAATCTCAGTAACATTTTGTACTTTCATATAGATTGTCACTTTGACAAGGTACTAAATGGtgctgaaattaaattatttgactttgaCTGGATTTAGAGTTTGTATTTCTAAAACAATAATACGTAGATCTAAAGCACACACCTTTTTAATGAAAGGAAGAAAATGTGCTGAAAAACTTGATgcactgaaaataataataagccgaGCTCATTGAGTGcgtatttcaaaaaataataatttccgaAAACCGATTAAGTATGTTAAATTGTTACAAACCGACCTGTTGGCCGGCCGGTGTAACACACagtataactttagatcaattatattggatatttttttataattctccTGCAATACTtaacattgttttaaaattaactgtaaactttacttaaataatattgga belongs to Cydia strobilella chromosome 15, ilCydStro3.1, whole genome shotgun sequence and includes:
- the LOC134747757 gene encoding small ribosomal subunit protein uS17-like, with the protein product MKIRNIVIRRDYLHYLPKYNRFEKRHRNMSVHLSLCFRDVELGDIFTIGECRPLSKTVRFNVLKVTKGKAGFKKSFRKF